The Actinomyces faecalis genome includes the window GGACACGGTGCGTGCCGGGGACCCGATCGTCACGTGGAACCCGGGCGAGGTCGAGGCCGGTGGGCTCAACCCCATCGTCCCGGTCATCGCGCTGGAGGCCGACGAGGCCGCCCTCGCCCTGGCTGAGGCGGGGACGGAGCTGGCCGCGGGACAGACGGTTCTCGACTGGTCCTGAGCCTCACGGTCCCCTACCCCGCGGGGTGGTCGACGACGGCGGACAGCGGGTTGCGCCGTCGTCGACCACCGTCAGCCGCCGGTCCCGCGCTCCGCTGCCGGCCTGTAGCCGCTCAGTGACTGCCAGGCCGCTCCTGCCCCACGCTCTGGCGCACGCAGGCCAGCAGGCTGGCCAGACGCGCGTTACCCGGAAGGTCGTCGACGAGCACGATGTCGCCTGCGCCGTCGACCAGCGGCTGCTTCCAGTTGGGGTACTCCTGGTCCGTCCCTGGCTGGTTCTGGGCGCGACGGTCACCTACGCCGTCGACCAGCGCCACTGCCATGAGGGCGGCGGGCGTGCGCGCGACGTAGCGGTGCAGGGCCTCCACGACCTCCCGCTCCGACGGCTCCTGGCCGAGCAGGTCGTGCTCACGCAGGCGCGCCAGCATGCGTTCGCGCTCCAGACGAGCCTCAGCACGGACCTGCTCCACGGGCTCGGTGAGCAGTCCCAGGCTCTGGCGCAGGGCCACGTGCTCGTCCGCCAGGTAGCCGGCGGTCGGAGGCAGGTCATGGGTGGTGACGGTCGCCAGGGACAGGTGCCGGTAGGCCTCAGGCTGCTTGGGCCAGCCGTCGTCCTGCTTCTCGAACCACAGCACCGCCGTGCCCAGGATGCCGCGGCTGGCCAGGTAGTCACGCACCCACGGCTCGACCGTGCCCAGGTCCTCACCAATGATGACCGCGCCGGCCAGGTAGGCCTCGAGCATGACGATGCCGACCATCGCCTCGTGGTCGTATCGCACGTAGGCGCCCTGGTCCGCGCCCATGCCCTCGGGGATCCACCACAGGCGGAACAGCCCGATGATGTGGTCCACCCGCAGCGCGCCCGCGTGGCGCAGCACCGTGCGCGCCATGTCCCGCAGCGGCTGGTAGGCGTGCTCAGCCAGGTACACCGGGCTCCACGGCGGCTGGGACCAGTTCTGTCCCAGCTGGTTGTACATGTCCGGCGGGGCGCCCACGGCCATGCCTGGCGCAAAGGCCTGAGGAGTCGTCCACACGTCCGCCCCTCGCGGGTGGACTCCGACGGCCAGGTCCTCCATGATCCCCAGCGCCATGCCCGAGGCCTTGGCCTCTGCCTGTGCCCGGCACAGCTGCTCGTCAAGCACCCACTGCAGCCAGGCGAAGAAGTCGATGCGCTCGGTCAGCGTACGTGCCTCGTTGGCTACGAAGGCGGAGTCGGCCTCGCGCAGCCGCTCCGGCCACTGTGCCATCGGACCGTACTTCTCCGTCAGCGCGCTCCACAGGGCGAAGCGCTCCAGCCCCTGGCCCTGCTCGGCGCGGAACCGCTCGAAGTCACGCTGGCGCGCACGTGAGCGCCCGGCCGCGAAGATGACCTCCAGAGCCTCGACCTTGGCCTTCCAGGCGGCGTCCCGGTCGATCGGCGCCGTTGAGAGGTTCGTGGGCTGCACCTCCTCAGCAGCCCACTGGACCAGGGAGCGTCGCGGCCCGGAGAGCCTGGAGACCTCCAGGATGTTCTCCGGGCGGATGTAGATCGGGTTGACGAAGCGGCGGGTGACCGGAAGGTAGGGCGACGGCGTCATCGGCACAGTCGGCTCAGCCGCGTGCAGGGGGTTGACGAGGAGGAAGTCCGCCCCCTCGTCCCCGAGGAAGCTCAGGATCTCCGTCAGGTCGTCCAGGTCGCCGACTCCCCATGAGCCCCGTGAGCGCGTGGAGTACAGCTGTGCCATGGCGCCCCAGCCACGGCTGCCCAGCGCAGCGGGCAGCTCCAGGCGATCGGGAGTGACAGCGAGCGCCGCGGTCACGGTCCTGGCAGGTCCGGCCCAGCTGTCGCCGACGTGCACCACGATCTCGTGCCAGCCCAGCGGCAGGTCCGCGGGAACGATGACGGTAGCCTGCCCGGTCATGACGCCGTCGACCTCGCGGGCCGGCGTCCAGTCCTCAGCCTGGCTGAGGTCGCGCACCTGCCCGTCAGACAGGCGCACCTCCACCCGGAGCGGTGCGCCGTCGGGCAGGTGGACGGCGACGGGCCTGTCAGCGCCCGCACGGGCCACGACCGTGGCTGGCAGGACCTGGCGCCAGGGAGCGAGCTCGGCCTCACGGAGAGCGGCCTCGACCTCCTCCTCGGTCGAGGCGGCCACCCCCAGGGCCGCCAGCACGGCGACCAGGGTCTGGCTGGAGGGAGCGGCGGGGTTGCCGCGGAAGTCCCAGTGCTGGGTCGTCACCCCGTGAGCCTCGGCGAGCTGCCGGAGCCGCTCGGTGGCGGGGGCAGGAGCGGGGGAAGTGTCGGTCATGACGGAACTGCCTTGTGCTCAGGCGCCGACGGCGCAGGTGGACCAGGAGGGCGAGGGAGCCTGGGTGCCCGAGAGCCGGTTGATCGGTGCCCCGGTGCACCGTCGGGAAGGCTTCCTTGCACCTTGCTGCAAGCGTTTCACACACTGTAGCGCCGCGCCAACCTCAATGGTGGCGCGGCGCTCAGGAAATACGGATCCCAGGACACCTCTCCAGCCGTACCGCGTGGGAGGCACCCTGACGGCCAGGGCAGCCCTCAGTCGAGCGTGGCGATCTCAGCGGCCAGGTCGTCCGCGGTCGGGCCGACGACGACCTGAACCACCCGGCCCGAGCGCACCACACCGAAGGCGCCGGTCGCCCGCAGGGCCTCCTCATCGACCTTGTCCTGGTCCACGACCTCCACGCGCAGGCGCGTGATGCACGGCTCCAGGTCCGTGATGTTCTCGCGTCCGCCCAGCCCCTCGACGATCTGCCTCGCGTTACTCATACCGTTCCCCTTTCACTGCGTCGTGTCCGTTCTCACCTTATCTCAGATCCGCCCTCCACTATTCACCCGATGGCGGAATGGCGCACTCGGCCCTCGCAGGAGGGCACAATGAAGGTGACCACCTCTCCGGCACCGCTGAGGAGCGATCCCTATGCCAACGCCTCACGCAACACCGACCGCTCTGACCGGGATCGGCGTGAGCCCTGGGCTGGCGGCCGGGCCCGTCGCCCGGATGGCTCCCGGCATCCAGGAGCCTGCTATCGAGACCCTGGACCCCGGCCGCCAGACCGAGCACGAGTGCGAGCGCGTCGCCGAGGCTGCCCAGACCGTCAAGGCCGGTCTGGAGGCCTCCGCGGCCGAGGCCAAGGGTGAGGCACGCACCTTGCTGGAGATGACGGCGCAGATGGCGGCCGACCCCACCCTGACCTCAACCGCCCAGGCGCTCATCCGTGAGCGCCAGCTGGTACCCGAGCGCGCCGTGTGGGAGGCCGCGGGGACGCTCTCAGACATGCTGGAGTCCCTGGGCGGCTACATGGCCGAGCGCACGCGGGACGTCGCCGACGTACGGGACCGTATCGTCGCGGTCCTGACCGGCTCCCCCGTGCCCGGTGTCCCACGCCTGCCCGAGCCCTTCGTCCTGGTCGCCGAGGACCTGGCCCCGGCGGACACAGCGCTGCTGGACCCCGAGAAGGTCGTCGCCTTCATCACCTCCGAGGGAGGCCCGACCTCCCACACCGCCATTCTCGCCCGCGCGCTGGGTATCCCCGCGATCGTGGGGACCGGCACCCAGGTGACTGACGCCCTGACGGAGGGAGCCACGGTCCTGGTGGACGGCACCAAGGGCACCATCACGATCTCCCCCAGCCAGGACGAGCTCGACCGTGCCCGGGAGCTGGCGAGCCGCGTACGCGAGTTCAAGGGCGACGGCGCCACCAAGGACGGTCACGAGGTCCAGCTCCTGGCCAACGTCGGCGACGCCGCCGGAGCCCGTGCCGCAGCCGAGGCCGGAGCCATGGGGATCGGGCTGTTCCGCACCGAGTTCTGCTTCCTGGACCAGCCTGAGGAACCCACCGTCGACGCCCAGGTGGAGGCCTACCGCGGGGTGCTGGAGGCCTTCCCGGGCAAGAAGGTCGTGGTACGCACCCTGGACGCGGGAGCGGACAAGCCCCTGCCCTTCCTCACCGACGCCACGGAGGCCAACCCGGCGCTGGGCGTACGCGCCTACCGCACGACCCGCCGCGACCCCGAGGTGCTCGACCACCAGCTGGAGGCCCTGGCCAAGGCTGAGGCCCTGACCGAGGCCAAGGTCTGGGTCATGGCACCGATGATCTCGACCGCCCAGGAGGCCAGGGCCTTCACGGACAAGGCACGGTCCTACGGCCTGAGGACCGCAGGCATGATGATCGAGGTCCCCTCGGCCGCCCTCATGGCGGACAAGATGTTCGAGCACGCTGACTTCGCCTCGGTGGGCACGAACGACCTCACCCAGTACGTCATGGCAGCCGACCGCCTCCTGTCCTCCCTGGCGGACCTGTCCACGGCCTGGCAGCCCGCGGTCCTGCGGCTGATCGCCACCGCCTGCCAGGGAGCCGAGCCCCACGGCCGCCCCGTAGGCGTGTGCGGCGAGGCGGCAGCCGACCCGGCCCTCGCCGTCGTGCTCGTGGGCCTGGGCGTTGCCAGCCTGTCCATGACGGCACGCGCGCTGCCGGACGTCGACGCCGTCCTGAAGTCCGTCACCCTGGCTGAGTGCCAGCGCGTCGCGTCCCTCGCCGTCGGCTCAGCCACTGCCGAGCAGGCGCGCGAGGCGGTACGCGCTGAGCTGCCCGTCCTGGAGGAGCTGGGTCTGTGACTCACTCGCGCCCACAGCCTGGAACCTGCCCCGTGACCTCCCCCTACCCGGTACCGCCAGCCGCCGAGGAGCCGCTGGGGTCAGTCACGCGCGTGCTGGCGCTCAGCCCCGTCCCCGCCGCCAGCGAGGACCAGGAGAGGGCTGACGCCTTTACCGCGGGCTCGCTGCCCCAGCTGTCGGGGAGGGTGTACGGAGGCCAGGTCGTGGCGCAGGGGCTGCTGGCCGCTGCGGCGACCGTGGTCCCTGACGAGGACGGCCCGCGCCTGCCGCACTCGGTCCACGCCTCCTTCATGCGCGGGGGCCAGCCGGACGAGCCCATCCGCTTCGAGGTCGAGCGCCTGCGCGACGGTCGCTCCTTCACTCAGCGCCGCACTACCGCCCTCCAGCAGGGCAAGGCCATCCTGTCCATGATCACCTCCTTCCAGGAGACCCAGCCCGGCACCGCGGTCCAGCTGGAGGCCCCCGAGGTCCCAGGCCCCGAGGAGCTGCGTAGCGCCCTGGAGATCTTCCGGACCATCAACCACCCGGTCGCCAAGTTCCTGGGGCGCACCGCAGCCTTCGACCTGCGCCACGTGGAGGACAACCTCTACCTGCGCCCGGCCGCCGAGCGCTCGGGGCGCCAGCACCTGTGGGCCCGCGCCCGCGGCACGGTTCCCTCCAGCGCCTCACAGACCGTCCACCGCGCTCTGCTGGCCTACATGTGCGACCAGATCATGCTGGAGCCGGCGCTGCGCAGCCAGGGCCTGTGCTGGCAGACCCCGCAGATGAGCCTGGCGACCCTCGACCACGCCCAGTGGTTCCACCGCGACGTCGACGTCAACGACTGGCTGCTCTTCGTCCAGGACTCTCCCACCTCCCAGGGTGGGCGGGCCATGGCCCGGGCCGAGGTCTTCAGCTCCACGGGGCAGCTGGTCTCCACCATCGCCCAGGAGGGCATGATCCGCACCCCTGGCCCCGAGGCCACGGACCAGGCCGGTCACGGCCGCTGGGCGATCCGCCTGGACGACGGCGCTGGCGCAGACCCTCACGTAGGCTAGGCAGCGGAACCGCACCCGAGGACGCAGCCTGCGCTGCGCCGTCGGAACGCGCGCGAGGCACGCCGCTGCCTCGACCCCGCAACGACACGAAAGGCGTACCTCCCCCGTGGCTGAGTACATCTACCAGATGATCCGGGCCCGCAAGGCCCACGGAGACAAGGTCATCCTCGACGACGTCTCCATGTCCTTCTTCCCCGGCGCCAAGATCGGCATGGTCGGCCCCAACGGTGCCGGTAAGTCCTCGATCCTCAAGATCATGGCCGGCCTGGACCAGCCGTCCAACGGTGAGGCCCGACTGACCCCGGGCTACACGGTGGGCATCCTCCTCCAGGAGCCACCGCTCAACGAGGACAAGACCGTGCTGGGCAACGTCGAGGAGGGCGTGGCCGAGATCAAGGGCAAGCTCGACCGCTTCAACGAGATCTCCGCCCAGATGGCCGATCCCGACGCAGACTTCGACGCCCTCATGGAGGAGATGGGCAGGCTCCAGACCGAGATCGACGCCGCGAACGCCTGGGACCTGGACTCCCAGCTCGAGCAGGCCATGGACGCCCTGCGCTGCCCGCCGCCGGACGCCGAGGTCAAGCACCTGTCCGGTGGTGAGCGCCGCCGCGTGGCCCTGTGCAAGCTGCTGCTGGAGGCCCCGGACCTGCTGCTGCTGGACGAGCCCACCAACCACCTGGACGCCGAGAGCGTGCTGTGGCTGGAGCAGCACCTGTCCACCTACAAGGGCGCCGTCATCGCCGTCACCCACGACCGCTACTTCCTCGACCACGTGGCCGAGTGGATCGCCGAGGTCGACCGCGGTCACCTCTACCCCTACGAGGGCAACTACTCCACCTACCTGGAGACCAAGGAGAAGCGCCTGGAGGTCCAGGGCAAGAAGGACGCCAAGCTCGCCAAGCGCCTCAAGGAGGAGCTGGAGTGGGTACGTTCGTCCGCCAAGGGACGTCAGGCCAAGTCCAAGGCACGTCTGGCCCGCTACGAGGAGATGGCGGCCGAGGCCGAGCGCACCCGCAAGCTCGACTTCGAGGAGATCCAGATCCCGCCGGGCCCGCGCCTGGGCAACATGGTGCTGGAGGCCAAGCACATCTCCAAGGGCTTCGACGGGCGCACGCTCATCGACGACCTGTCCTTCACGCTGCCGCGTAACGGTATCGTGGGCATCGTCGGTCCTAACGGCGTGGGTAAGACGACCCTGTTCAAGACCATCGTGGGCCTGGAGCCGCTGGACGAGGGTGAGCTGAAGATCGGGCAGACGGTCAAGCTCTCCTACGTCGACCAGAACCGCGCCGGAATCGACCCCAGGAAGACTCTGTGGGAGGTCGTCTCCGACGGTCTGGACTACATCCAGGTCGGCAACGTGGAGATGCCCTCACGCGCC containing:
- the malQ gene encoding 4-alpha-glucanotransferase, with the translated sequence MTDTSPAPAPATERLRQLAEAHGVTTQHWDFRGNPAAPSSQTLVAVLAALGVAASTEEEVEAALREAELAPWRQVLPATVVARAGADRPVAVHLPDGAPLRVEVRLSDGQVRDLSQAEDWTPAREVDGVMTGQATVIVPADLPLGWHEIVVHVGDSWAGPARTVTAALAVTPDRLELPAALGSRGWGAMAQLYSTRSRGSWGVGDLDDLTEILSFLGDEGADFLLVNPLHAAEPTVPMTPSPYLPVTRRFVNPIYIRPENILEVSRLSGPRRSLVQWAAEEVQPTNLSTAPIDRDAAWKAKVEALEVIFAAGRSRARQRDFERFRAEQGQGLERFALWSALTEKYGPMAQWPERLREADSAFVANEARTLTERIDFFAWLQWVLDEQLCRAQAEAKASGMALGIMEDLAVGVHPRGADVWTTPQAFAPGMAVGAPPDMYNQLGQNWSQPPWSPVYLAEHAYQPLRDMARTVLRHAGALRVDHIIGLFRLWWIPEGMGADQGAYVRYDHEAMVGIVMLEAYLAGAVIIGEDLGTVEPWVRDYLASRGILGTAVLWFEKQDDGWPKQPEAYRHLSLATVTTHDLPPTAGYLADEHVALRQSLGLLTEPVEQVRAEARLERERMLARLREHDLLGQEPSEREVVEALHRYVARTPAALMAVALVDGVGDRRAQNQPGTDQEYPNWKQPLVDGAGDIVLVDDLPGNARLASLLACVRQSVGQERPGSH
- a CDS encoding PTS transporter subunit EIIB → MSNARQIVEGLGGRENITDLEPCITRLRVEVVDQDKVDEEALRATGAFGVVRSGRVVQVVVGPTADDLAAEIATLD
- the ptsP gene encoding phosphoenolpyruvate--protein phosphotransferase; translation: MPTPHATPTALTGIGVSPGLAAGPVARMAPGIQEPAIETLDPGRQTEHECERVAEAAQTVKAGLEASAAEAKGEARTLLEMTAQMAADPTLTSTAQALIRERQLVPERAVWEAAGTLSDMLESLGGYMAERTRDVADVRDRIVAVLTGSPVPGVPRLPEPFVLVAEDLAPADTALLDPEKVVAFITSEGGPTSHTAILARALGIPAIVGTGTQVTDALTEGATVLVDGTKGTITISPSQDELDRARELASRVREFKGDGATKDGHEVQLLANVGDAAGARAAAEAGAMGIGLFRTEFCFLDQPEEPTVDAQVEAYRGVLEAFPGKKVVVRTLDAGADKPLPFLTDATEANPALGVRAYRTTRRDPEVLDHQLEALAKAEALTEAKVWVMAPMISTAQEARAFTDKARSYGLRTAGMMIEVPSAALMADKMFEHADFASVGTNDLTQYVMAADRLLSSLADLSTAWQPAVLRLIATACQGAEPHGRPVGVCGEAAADPALAVVLVGLGVASLSMTARALPDVDAVLKSVTLAECQRVASLAVGSATAEQAREAVRAELPVLEELGL
- a CDS encoding acyl-CoA thioesterase, with translation MTSPYPVPPAAEEPLGSVTRVLALSPVPAASEDQERADAFTAGSLPQLSGRVYGGQVVAQGLLAAAATVVPDEDGPRLPHSVHASFMRGGQPDEPIRFEVERLRDGRSFTQRRTTALQQGKAILSMITSFQETQPGTAVQLEAPEVPGPEELRSALEIFRTINHPVAKFLGRTAAFDLRHVEDNLYLRPAAERSGRQHLWARARGTVPSSASQTVHRALLAYMCDQIMLEPALRSQGLCWQTPQMSLATLDHAQWFHRDVDVNDWLLFVQDSPTSQGGRAMARAEVFSSTGQLVSTIAQEGMIRTPGPEATDQAGHGRWAIRLDDGAGADPHVG
- the ettA gene encoding energy-dependent translational throttle protein EttA, whose product is MAEYIYQMIRARKAHGDKVILDDVSMSFFPGAKIGMVGPNGAGKSSILKIMAGLDQPSNGEARLTPGYTVGILLQEPPLNEDKTVLGNVEEGVAEIKGKLDRFNEISAQMADPDADFDALMEEMGRLQTEIDAANAWDLDSQLEQAMDALRCPPPDAEVKHLSGGERRRVALCKLLLEAPDLLLLDEPTNHLDAESVLWLEQHLSTYKGAVIAVTHDRYFLDHVAEWIAEVDRGHLYPYEGNYSTYLETKEKRLEVQGKKDAKLAKRLKEELEWVRSSAKGRQAKSKARLARYEEMAAEAERTRKLDFEEIQIPPGPRLGNMVLEAKHISKGFDGRTLIDDLSFTLPRNGIVGIVGPNGVGKTTLFKTIVGLEPLDEGELKIGQTVKLSYVDQNRAGIDPRKTLWEVVSDGLDYIQVGNVEMPSRAYVASFGFKGADQQKPAGVLSGGERNRLNLALTLKQGGNLILLDEPTNDLDVETLSSLENALLEFPGCAVVITHDRWFLDRVATHILAWEGTEENPASWYWFEGNFASYEENKVSRLGADAARPHRVTYRKLTRD